The Bacillus marinisedimentorum genomic interval CTGTGAAAGCAGCAGTTGCTTCAGTAAGGCACAAACTAACAATTCATGAAAAAACCATGGAGGTGGCTGGTTATTAGTAAGGATAATGTTATCAATGAGTCAATCCGTGCCCGCGAGGTGCGTCTCATCGGGGCAAACGGAGACCAAATCGGCGTCAAGACACGCCAGGAAGCACTTGACATGGCAGCAAACGCCAATTTGGACCTGGTTCTGGTGGCTCCAAATGCCAAACCGCCGGTATGCCGTATCATGGATTACGGGAAGTACCGTTATGAGCAGCAAAAGAAAGAAAAAGAAGCTCGTAAAAACCAGAAGATCATCAATCTTAAGGAAGTCCGTTTAAGTCCCGGTATTGAAGAGCACGATTACAACACGAAGCTGCGCAATGCCCGCAAGTTCCTTGAAAAAGGCGACAAAGTGAAGGCAAGCATTCGTTTCAGAGGCCGTGCGATCACTCACAAAGAATTGGGGCAGCGTGTGCTGGAACGATTAGCAGAAGACTGCAAGGACGTCAGTACAATCGAGTCCAAGCCGAAGATGGAAGGACGCAGCATGTTCTTGATTCTTGCACCAACAAACGAAAAGTAATCGAATCGATTGTAATTTTTCAAGGAGGAATACCACATGCCTAAAATGAAAACTCACAGCGGTTCAGCGAAGCGCTTCAAAAAGACAGGCAAAGGCAAGCTGAAACGCTCACATGCATTTACAAGCCACTTGTTTGCAAACAAGTCGCAAAAGCAAAAGCGGAAACTCCGTAAATCTGCCCTTGTAAGCAAAGGCGATTTCAAGCGTATCCGTCAGATGCTTGACAACCTGAAATAATAACTTCGGAATAGGATAGACTTAGGAGGGAATTTATATGCCACGTGTTAAAGGTGGATATGTGACGCGCCGCCGTCGCAAAAGAACATTAAAATTAGCCAAAGGTTACTATGGTTCCAAACATGCACTCTTCAAAACTGCCAACCAGCAGGTAATGAAGTCATTCATGTATGCTTACCGTGACCGCCGCCAGAAAAAACGGGATTTCCGTAAGCTTTGGATTGCCCGTATCAATGCAGCTGCACGCATGAACGGCATTTCATACAGCCGTTTGATGCATGGCTTGAAGCTGGCAGGCATCGAAGTAAACCGCAAAATGCTTGCTGAACTTGCTGTAAGCGATGAAAAAGGTTTTGCACAATTGGCAGACCAGGCGAAAGCCAGCCTGCAGAAGTAATAAACCTGAATAGAAAGGCCGCTCTCATTATAGAGCGGCTTTTTTACCTTTTATGAAAGAATTTATGCCTAAGCGGCGAATTTTTTGAATATATAAGACGAAACTGCTTCTCCTGTTTCGCCTAAAGGCTCGCCGACCGGCGAGTTTTTTTATAGGTGGCTCCGTTAAGTGCGGCTGGTGATACCCGCTGAATCGTCTATGTAGAGGTGCCGTGGCCAGATTAGAGGAACGATTCATTGGTAATCGTCCATGTAGATGTGCCCTCGCCCGATTAGAGAGGAAAACCCGAATATCTTGTCCTTAAAAAATGTCCCGGCAATGTGTAAAATCAACTCCGTTCTTTTAACATAAGCCTATTAGATAAAAAGTATAAATTTTTCAAGGAAAATCAGCGTCCAGCTCCAACATCATAGAGCTGTGATCCCCTAAGGAAGGGAAAACCGCCTTCCTGCAGGAATCCCCGATCATGCGTATGCGTTCCCGAAAAGGCCTCCGGAGCACGCCGCTAAGCAGGCATCTTGCGCTTTTTTGTTGTTAAGGAAAGTATAATAACGTTGTGGATAAAAAACGAGGAGAGAGTCATCCAGCTCCAGTCGCCGGCGGCTATCGTCAGAAGTGGTGATTCCCCTCCAGAAGGAAAGATTCACTTTCCTGCGGGCTCCCCCGCTTATGCGTACACCGCTAAGCGGGGCGCATTGCGCTTTTCTTGTTTACTGGAGCAGTAGGGGTGTCAGTGAAGTGGTAATCCTATTTTTAAGGTGAATGAATTCCAATTTGGGGTCAGAGTATCTCCATTGAATCGGTGAAGAGGGAAAGGAAAAAAGTTGATCAGTAAACAAGCAAGTCTTTATCGGACACATAAGCCATTTTCAGCAGTTATTTAAATAATGTTTTGCTTTTATTTTCAGGAAAAAAGGGAGGAATAAAAATGAGCCTTACATACCTGCTGGCAGGATGGGCGATTGCAGTAAACATAACAGGCTTTGCCATAATGGGCATGGATAAACGAAGGGCAGTGAAGCAGCGCTGGCGGATACCGGAGAAAACAATCTGGATGCTTTCGCTTTTCGGAGGGGCAGCAGGAGTTGGGGCCGGCATGAGAAAGTTCAGGCATAAAACAAAACATATTGCATTCCAGTTTGGAGTTCCGGTCCTTCTATTTTTTAATATGGCAGCATATATATGGCTATTTGTCCTTATTGTAAGCTGAATTCATCAACGGCCGTACTGGCGCATATCCTCTAAATAAGGAGGGGAGAGAATGGA includes:
- the infC gene encoding translation initiation factor IF-3 — its product is MKKPWRWLVISKDNVINESIRAREVRLIGANGDQIGVKTRQEALDMAANANLDLVLVAPNAKPPVCRIMDYGKYRYEQQKKEKEARKNQKIINLKEVRLSPGIEEHDYNTKLRNARKFLEKGDKVKASIRFRGRAITHKELGQRVLERLAEDCKDVSTIESKPKMEGRSMFLILAPTNEK
- the rpmI gene encoding 50S ribosomal protein L35, translating into MPKMKTHSGSAKRFKKTGKGKLKRSHAFTSHLFANKSQKQKRKLRKSALVSKGDFKRIRQMLDNLK
- the rplT gene encoding 50S ribosomal protein L20 encodes the protein MPRVKGGYVTRRRRKRTLKLAKGYYGSKHALFKTANQQVMKSFMYAYRDRRQKKRDFRKLWIARINAAARMNGISYSRLMHGLKLAGIEVNRKMLAELAVSDEKGFAQLADQAKASLQK
- a CDS encoding DUF1294 domain-containing protein; the encoded protein is MSLTYLLAGWAIAVNITGFAIMGMDKRRAVKQRWRIPEKTIWMLSLFGGAAGVGAGMRKFRHKTKHIAFQFGVPVLLFFNMAAYIWLFVLIVS